One Streptomyces sp. RPA4-2 genomic window carries:
- a CDS encoding (2Fe-2S)-binding protein produces MRVNFTVNGRPQEADDVWEGESLLYVLRERMGLPGSKNACEQGECGSCTVRLDGVPVCSCLVAAGQAEGREVVTVEGLAEYAQQRSCGTGSCGTSLDEARRWGAKGHDSQTGEGTELSPIQQAFIDAGAVQCGFCTPGLLVAADEMLERNPSPTDADIREALSGNLCRCTGYEKIMDAVRLAAARQSEAV; encoded by the coding sequence ATGCGCGTCAATTTCACGGTCAACGGCCGTCCGCAGGAAGCCGACGACGTGTGGGAGGGCGAGTCCCTGCTGTACGTGCTGCGGGAGCGGATGGGCCTGCCCGGCTCCAAGAACGCCTGCGAGCAGGGCGAATGCGGTTCGTGCACCGTCCGCCTGGACGGCGTGCCGGTGTGTTCGTGCCTGGTCGCCGCCGGTCAGGCCGAAGGCCGCGAGGTCGTCACCGTCGAGGGGCTCGCGGAGTACGCCCAGCAGCGTTCGTGCGGGACCGGCTCGTGCGGCACGTCGCTGGACGAGGCCAGGCGGTGGGGCGCCAAGGGCCATGACTCGCAGACCGGCGAGGGCACCGAACTCTCCCCGATCCAGCAGGCGTTCATCGACGCCGGCGCCGTCCAGTGCGGTTTCTGCACCCCGGGTCTGCTGGTCGCCGCGGACGAGATGCTGGAGCGCAACCCGAGCCCGACCGACGCGGACATCCGCGAGGCGCTCTCCGGGAACCTCTGCCGCTGCACCGGCTACGAGAAGATCATGGACGCGGTCCGCCTCGCGGCCGCCCGGCAGTCCGAGGCGGTCTGA
- a CDS encoding xanthine dehydrogenase family protein subunit M, with amino-acid sequence MDFLRPASWEEALAAKAEHPTAVPIAGGTDVMVEINFDHRRPEYLLDLNRVGELSEWEVGEESVRLGASVPYTQIMENLRGELPGLALASHTVASPQIRNRGGVGGNLGTASPAGDAHPALLAAGAEVEAESVRGTRLIPIDAFYTGVKRNALAPDELIRAVHVKKADGPQQYSKVGTRNAMVIAVCAFGLALHPATRTVRTGIGSAAPTPVRAKVAEEFLNAALEEGGFWDNGRIITPSVAKQFADLCSAACNPIDDVRGTASYRRHAVGVMARRTLTWTWESYRGTAATEGVA; translated from the coding sequence ATGGACTTCCTTCGCCCCGCCAGCTGGGAGGAGGCGCTCGCCGCGAAGGCCGAGCACCCCACCGCTGTGCCGATTGCGGGGGGCACCGATGTGATGGTCGAGATCAACTTCGACCACCGCCGGCCCGAGTACCTCCTCGACCTGAACCGCGTCGGTGAGCTGAGCGAGTGGGAGGTCGGCGAGGAGAGCGTGCGGCTGGGCGCCTCCGTCCCGTACACCCAGATCATGGAGAACCTCCGCGGCGAGCTGCCCGGCCTGGCCCTGGCCTCCCACACCGTCGCCTCCCCGCAGATCCGCAACCGCGGCGGCGTCGGCGGAAACCTCGGCACCGCGTCCCCGGCCGGTGACGCCCACCCGGCCCTGCTCGCGGCGGGCGCCGAGGTCGAGGCCGAGTCGGTACGCGGTACCCGGCTGATCCCGATCGACGCGTTCTACACCGGCGTGAAGCGCAACGCGCTCGCCCCCGACGAGCTGATCAGGGCCGTCCACGTCAAGAAGGCCGACGGCCCGCAGCAGTACTCCAAGGTCGGCACCCGCAACGCGATGGTGATCGCGGTGTGCGCCTTCGGCCTGGCCCTGCACCCCGCGACCCGCACGGTGCGCACCGGCATCGGCTCCGCCGCGCCGACCCCGGTCCGCGCCAAGGTCGCCGAGGAGTTCCTGAACGCGGCGCTCGAGGAGGGCGGGTTCTGGGACAACGGCAGGATCATCACCCCGTCGGTCGCCAAGCAGTTCGCGGACCTGTGCTCCGCCGCCTGCAACCCGATCGACGACGTCCGGGGCACGGCGAGCTACCGCCGCCACGCGGTCGGCGTGATGGCGCGCCGCACCCTCACCTGGACCTGGGAGTCGTACCGCGGCACCGCCGCCACGGAGGGAGTCGCGTAA
- a CDS encoding xanthine dehydrogenase family protein molybdopterin-binding subunit — MGTTGTPTKITQGTESRGGIGESTLRPDGTLKVTGEFAYSSDMWHEDMLWGQILRSTVAHAEIVSIDTAEALAQPGVYAVLTYDDLPTAVKTYGLEIQDTPVLAHGKVRHHGEPVAIVAADHPETARRAAAKIRVEYRELPVITDEASATAPDAILVHEGRDDHHIGHVPHPNIVHRQPIVRGNVEEAAKKADFVVKGEYTFGMQDQAFLGPESGLAVPCEDGGVELYIATQWLHSDLKQIAPVLGLPEDKVRMTLSGVGGAFGGREDLSMQIHACLLALRTGKPVKIVYNRFESFFGHVHRHPAKLYYEHGATKDGKLTHMKARIVLDGGAYASASPAVVGNASSLSVGPYVVEDVDIEAIALYTNNPPCGAMRGFGAVQACFAYEAQMDRLADAVGMDRVAFRQLNAMEQGTLLPTGQPVDSPAPVAELLRRVKAMPLPPERQWESSEGADVRQLPGGLSNTTHGEGVVRGVGYAVGIKNVGFSEGFDDYSTARVRMEVVGGEPVATVHTAMAEVGQGGVTVHAQIARTELGVAQVTIHPADTQVGSAGSTSASRQTYVTGGAVRNSCELVREKVLERGRRKFGTYHPAWATAELLLEGGKVVTDAGEVLADLADVLEDEAVEVEAEWRHRPTEPFDLRTGQGFGHVQYSFAAHRAVVEVDTELGLVKVIELACAQDVGKALNPLSVVGQIQGGTTQGLGIAVMEEIIVDPVTAKVRNPSFTDYLIPTILDTPTIPVDVLELADDHAPYGLRGIGEAPTLSSTPAVLAAIRNATGLELNRTPVRPEHLTGK; from the coding sequence ATGGGAACCACCGGCACACCCACCAAGATCACCCAGGGCACCGAGTCCAGGGGCGGCATCGGAGAGTCCACGCTCCGCCCGGACGGCACCCTCAAGGTGACCGGCGAGTTCGCGTACTCGTCCGACATGTGGCACGAGGACATGCTCTGGGGCCAGATCCTGCGCTCCACCGTCGCCCACGCCGAGATCGTGTCCATCGACACCGCCGAGGCCCTCGCACAGCCCGGCGTCTACGCGGTCCTGACCTACGACGACCTGCCCACCGCGGTGAAGACCTACGGCCTGGAGATCCAGGACACCCCGGTCCTCGCGCACGGCAAGGTCCGCCACCACGGCGAGCCCGTCGCGATCGTCGCCGCCGACCACCCGGAGACCGCGCGCCGCGCCGCGGCCAAGATCAGGGTGGAGTACCGGGAGCTGCCGGTCATCACGGACGAGGCGTCCGCGACCGCGCCCGACGCGATCCTCGTCCACGAGGGCCGCGACGACCACCACATCGGCCACGTCCCCCACCCGAACATCGTGCACCGCCAGCCGATCGTCCGCGGCAACGTCGAAGAGGCCGCGAAGAAGGCCGACTTCGTCGTCAAGGGCGAATACACCTTCGGCATGCAGGACCAGGCCTTCCTCGGCCCCGAGTCCGGTCTCGCCGTGCCCTGCGAGGACGGTGGCGTCGAGCTGTACATCGCCACCCAGTGGCTGCACTCGGACCTCAAGCAGATCGCCCCCGTCCTCGGCCTGCCCGAGGACAAGGTCCGGATGACGCTCTCCGGCGTCGGCGGCGCCTTCGGCGGCCGCGAGGACCTGTCGATGCAGATCCACGCCTGCCTGCTGGCGCTGCGCACCGGCAAGCCCGTCAAGATCGTCTACAACCGCTTCGAGTCCTTCTTCGGACACGTCCACCGCCACCCCGCGAAGCTGTACTACGAGCACGGGGCGACCAAGGACGGCAAGCTCACCCACATGAAGGCCCGTATCGTGCTGGACGGCGGCGCCTACGCGTCCGCCTCCCCGGCGGTCGTCGGCAACGCCTCCTCACTGAGCGTCGGCCCGTACGTCGTCGAGGACGTCGACATCGAGGCCATCGCGCTCTACACCAACAACCCGCCCTGCGGGGCGATGCGCGGCTTCGGCGCGGTCCAGGCGTGCTTCGCGTACGAGGCCCAGATGGACAGGCTCGCGGACGCCGTCGGTATGGACCGGGTTGCCTTCCGGCAGCTCAACGCGATGGAGCAGGGCACCCTGCTGCCGACCGGACAGCCCGTCGACTCGCCGGCCCCGGTCGCCGAACTGCTGCGCCGCGTCAAGGCGATGCCGCTGCCGCCGGAGCGCCAGTGGGAGAGCTCCGAGGGGGCCGACGTACGGCAGCTGCCGGGCGGCCTGTCCAACACCACGCACGGCGAGGGCGTCGTGCGCGGTGTCGGCTACGCCGTCGGCATCAAGAACGTCGGCTTCTCCGAGGGCTTCGACGACTACTCGACCGCCAGGGTCCGCATGGAGGTGGTGGGCGGCGAGCCGGTCGCGACCGTGCACACCGCGATGGCGGAGGTCGGCCAGGGCGGCGTCACCGTGCACGCGCAGATCGCCCGCACCGAGCTCGGCGTCGCGCAGGTGACCATCCACCCCGCCGACACCCAGGTGGGCAGCGCCGGTTCGACGTCCGCGTCGCGTCAGACGTACGTCACCGGCGGCGCCGTCAGGAACTCCTGCGAGCTGGTGCGCGAGAAGGTCCTGGAGAGGGGCCGCCGCAAGTTCGGCACGTACCACCCCGCGTGGGCGACGGCGGAACTGCTGCTGGAGGGCGGCAAGGTCGTCACCGACGCGGGCGAGGTGCTCGCCGATCTGGCGGACGTGCTGGAGGACGAGGCCGTCGAGGTCGAGGCCGAGTGGCGGCACCGTCCTACGGAACCCTTCGACCTGCGCACCGGGCAGGGCTTCGGCCACGTCCAGTACTCGTTCGCCGCGCACCGCGCCGTCGTCGAGGTCGACACCGAACTCGGCCTGGTCAAGGTCATCGAACTGGCCTGCGCCCAGGACGTCGGCAAGGCGCTCAACCCGCTGTCGGTGGTCGGCCAGATCCAGGGCGGCACCACCCAGGGCCTCGGCATCGCGGTGATGGAGGAGATCATCGTCGACCCCGTCACCGCGAAGGTGCGCAACCCCTCCTTCACGGACTACCTGATCCCCACGATCCTCGACACGCCGACCATCCCGGTCGACGTGCTCGAACTCGCCGACGACCACGCCCCGTACGGGCTCCGTGGCATCGGCGAGGCCCCCACCCTGTCGTCGACCCCGGCCGTCCTCGCGGCGATCCGGAACGCGACGGGGCTGGAGCTCAACCGGACGCCGGTACGGCCCGAGCACCTCACCGGCAAGTAA
- a CDS encoding PucR family transcriptional regulator ligand-binding domain-containing protein: protein MRLRALLDTDALGLRLLGGEGELDRTVRGVMTTDLKDPSRYLSGGELVLTGLAWRHGAADSESFVHILAAAGVTALAAGEAELRDIPDDLVLACARHRMPLFAVNESVAFATITEHVVRQVSGERAGDLAAVVDRHRRMMTSGPAGGGPDVVLDLLGSDLDLRAWVLSPTGRPVAGSKLAGAALPADVCARLAAEHLAAVRTGRRGPHRVMVGTKAYSLFPVRSSGRPTAAGRDVRETVLSDWLLAVEADAGDWPAERLDLLQGVTQLIAVERDRRDAARTVRRRLAQEVLELVQSGAAPAEIAARLRVAAPVLLPGLGAAPHWQVVVARVEWDGGEMDAGPVAQALLEEMLVDPLATGPEHADRIAVAHTDGEAIALVPLPAVSSEHDGSETGLLADSLLAAVRDPLSAGLNDDGRLTLGVSAAVHSAEGLRGALEEARHARRVAAARPGRVCAAGHQELASHVLLLPFVPDDVRRAFTARLLDPLRDYDRRHRAELIPTLEAFLDCDGSWTRCAARLHLHVNTLRYRVGRIEQLTSRDLSRLEDKLDFFLALRMS, encoded by the coding sequence ATGCGGCTGCGCGCACTGCTGGACACCGACGCGCTGGGCCTGCGGCTGCTCGGCGGCGAGGGCGAGCTCGACCGCACCGTACGCGGTGTGATGACCACCGACCTCAAGGACCCCAGCCGCTACCTCTCGGGCGGCGAACTGGTCCTCACCGGTCTCGCCTGGCGGCACGGCGCCGCGGACTCCGAGTCCTTCGTGCACATCCTCGCGGCCGCCGGGGTCACGGCCCTCGCCGCGGGCGAGGCGGAGCTCCGCGACATCCCCGACGACCTGGTCCTGGCCTGCGCCCGGCACCGGATGCCGCTGTTCGCGGTGAACGAGTCGGTGGCCTTCGCGACCATCACCGAGCACGTCGTACGGCAGGTCTCCGGCGAGCGCGCCGGGGACCTGGCCGCCGTGGTGGACCGGCACCGGCGGATGATGACGTCCGGCCCGGCGGGCGGCGGCCCCGACGTGGTCCTCGACCTGCTCGGCTCCGATCTGGACCTGCGCGCCTGGGTGCTGTCGCCCACCGGACGCCCCGTCGCGGGCTCCAAGCTCGCCGGGGCCGCGCTGCCCGCCGACGTCTGCGCGCGGCTGGCCGCCGAGCACCTCGCGGCCGTACGCACCGGACGGCGCGGGCCGCACCGGGTCATGGTGGGCACGAAGGCGTACTCCCTCTTCCCGGTCCGCTCGTCCGGGCGCCCCACGGCCGCGGGGCGCGACGTGCGCGAGACGGTGCTCTCCGACTGGCTGCTCGCGGTCGAGGCGGACGCCGGGGACTGGCCCGCGGAACGGCTCGACCTGCTCCAGGGTGTCACCCAGCTGATCGCCGTCGAACGCGACCGCCGGGACGCCGCGCGCACGGTACGGCGGCGTCTCGCGCAGGAGGTCCTCGAACTGGTGCAGTCCGGGGCCGCGCCCGCCGAGATCGCGGCCCGGCTGCGGGTCGCCGCGCCGGTGCTGCTGCCCGGACTCGGGGCGGCCCCGCACTGGCAGGTGGTGGTGGCCCGCGTCGAGTGGGACGGCGGCGAGATGGACGCCGGACCGGTCGCGCAGGCGCTCCTGGAGGAGATGCTCGTCGACCCGCTGGCGACCGGCCCCGAGCACGCGGACCGCATCGCCGTCGCCCACACGGACGGCGAGGCGATCGCGCTCGTCCCCCTTCCGGCGGTCTCCTCGGAACACGACGGCTCGGAGACCGGGCTGCTCGCCGACTCGCTCCTGGCGGCCGTCCGCGATCCGCTGTCGGCGGGCCTGAACGACGACGGGCGGCTCACCCTCGGCGTCAGCGCCGCGGTGCACTCGGCGGAGGGCCTGCGCGGCGCCCTGGAGGAGGCCCGGCACGCGCGCCGGGTCGCCGCCGCACGCCCCGGCCGGGTCTGCGCGGCCGGACACCAGGAACTGGCCTCCCACGTCCTGCTGCTGCCCTTCGTACCGGACGACGTGCGCCGGGCCTTCACCGCACGGCTCCTCGACCCGCTGCGCGACTACGACCGCCGCCACCGCGCCGAACTGATCCCCACCCTGGAGGCCTTCCTCGACTGCGACGGCTCCTGGACGCGCTGCGCCGCCCGTCTCCACCTGCACGTCAACACACTGCGCTACCGGGTGGGGCGTATCGAGCAGTTGACGAGCAGGGACCTCTCCCGCCTCGAGGACAAGCTCGATTTCTTCCTGGCCCTGCGCATGAGTTGA